One Streptomyces mobaraensis NBRC 13819 = DSM 40847 DNA segment encodes these proteins:
- the pstC gene encoding phosphate ABC transporter permease subunit PstC has product MDITNPAPADRPPGPASPDPSAAEPAPAQGTRTKKSKSTVRPGDRIFLGLSRGSGVLLLVIMAAIAVFLTVRAAHALSVDEGNFLTTFDWKANADPPVFGIAVLAFGTVVSSLIAMVLAVPVAVGIALFISHYAPRKLAAPLSYVIDLLAAVPSIVYGLWGALFLVPHLGGLYGWLDEYFGWTGVLAYHDGAARSLFTIGILLAIMILPIVTSVSREVFLQAPKMHEEAALALGATRWEVIRTAVLPFGRSGVISASMLGLGRALGETMAVATVLSPSFLISTSLLDPGGGTFAQNIASSFKESGETGKDALIASGLVLFLLTLLVNGAARMIIARRKEFS; this is encoded by the coding sequence ATGGACATAACCAACCCGGCACCGGCCGACCGGCCACCCGGCCCGGCCTCCCCCGACCCCTCGGCGGCCGAGCCCGCCCCCGCGCAGGGGACCAGGACGAAGAAGTCGAAGAGCACGGTCCGCCCCGGCGACCGGATCTTCCTCGGGCTCTCCCGCGGCTCCGGCGTCCTCCTCCTGGTGATCATGGCCGCCATCGCGGTCTTCCTCACCGTCCGCGCCGCCCACGCGCTCTCCGTCGACGAGGGCAACTTCCTCACCACGTTCGACTGGAAGGCCAACGCCGACCCGCCGGTCTTCGGCATCGCGGTCCTCGCCTTCGGCACCGTGGTCAGCTCGCTGATCGCGATGGTCCTCGCCGTCCCCGTGGCCGTCGGCATCGCGCTGTTCATCTCGCACTACGCGCCGCGCAAGCTGGCCGCGCCGCTGTCGTACGTCATCGACCTGCTGGCCGCCGTGCCGTCGATCGTGTACGGCCTGTGGGGCGCCCTGTTCCTCGTGCCGCACCTCGGCGGGCTCTACGGCTGGCTGGACGAGTACTTCGGCTGGACCGGCGTCCTCGCGTACCACGACGGCGCCGCGCGCTCGCTGTTCACCATCGGCATCCTGCTGGCGATCATGATCCTGCCGATCGTCACCAGCGTCAGCCGTGAGGTCTTCCTCCAAGCGCCGAAGATGCACGAGGAGGCCGCCCTGGCCCTCGGCGCCACCCGCTGGGAGGTCATCAGGACCGCGGTCCTGCCCTTCGGCCGCTCCGGCGTCATCAGCGCCTCGATGCTCGGCCTCGGCCGCGCCCTCGGCGAGACGATGGCCGTCGCGACCGTCCTCTCCCCCAGCTTCCTGATCTCCACGAGCCTCCTCGACCCGGGCGGCGGCACCTTCGCCCAGAACATCGCGAGCAGCTTCAAGGAGTCCGGCGAGACCGGCAAGGACGCGCTCATCGCCTCCGGCCTCGTCCTGTTCCTCCTCACCCTGCTGGTCAACGGCGCGGCCCGGATGATCATCGCCCGCCGCAAGGAGTTCTCGTGA
- the pstS gene encoding phosphate ABC transporter substrate-binding protein PstS: MKLQRKNRLRAVAFGAIAVSGALVLTACGSDDNSDSGQGGNGTAKTASNVKCEGKGQLLASGSSAQKNAMDLWVKNFMSACKDIQINYKATGSGAGIQEFLQGKTAFAGSDSPLKPEEVAKSKDVVKGGQGINLPMVGGPIAVGYNLPGVDNLVLDADTLAKIFDGKIEKWNDEAIAKLNKDAKLPDIKIQAFHRSDESGTTDNFTKYLKAAAGNSWPYAPAKAWAPKGGQAADGSAGVSSQVKQVQGAISYFELSYATASSIKTVKLNTGASAPVEATPDNASKAIAEAKITGTGKDLALKLNYTTKAEGAYPLTLVTYEIIGDKGNKAETLPAAKSFLTYIASEDGQSVLKQLGYAPLPAEIAKKVRENVASLS, from the coding sequence GTGAAGCTTCAGCGCAAGAACCGGCTCCGGGCCGTCGCCTTCGGCGCCATCGCCGTCTCCGGCGCCCTGGTCCTCACGGCGTGCGGCTCGGACGACAACAGCGACAGCGGCCAGGGGGGCAACGGCACCGCCAAGACCGCGTCGAACGTCAAGTGCGAGGGCAAGGGCCAGCTCCTGGCCTCCGGCTCGTCCGCGCAGAAGAACGCGATGGACCTGTGGGTCAAGAACTTCATGTCCGCCTGCAAGGACATCCAGATCAACTACAAGGCCACCGGATCCGGCGCCGGCATCCAGGAGTTCCTCCAGGGCAAGACCGCCTTCGCGGGCTCCGACTCGCCGCTGAAGCCGGAGGAGGTCGCCAAGTCCAAGGACGTCGTCAAGGGCGGTCAGGGCATCAACCTGCCCATGGTGGGCGGCCCCATCGCCGTCGGCTACAACCTGCCGGGCGTGGACAACCTGGTCCTCGACGCCGACACCCTCGCCAAGATCTTCGACGGCAAGATCGAGAAGTGGAACGACGAGGCGATCGCCAAGCTCAACAAGGACGCCAAGCTCCCGGACATCAAGATCCAGGCGTTCCACCGCTCGGACGAGTCGGGCACCACCGACAACTTCACCAAGTACCTCAAGGCCGCGGCCGGCAACTCGTGGCCGTACGCGCCCGCCAAGGCGTGGGCCCCCAAGGGCGGCCAGGCGGCGGACGGTTCGGCCGGTGTCTCCTCGCAGGTCAAGCAGGTGCAGGGCGCCATCTCGTACTTCGAGCTGTCCTACGCCACCGCCAGCAGCATCAAGACGGTGAAGCTCAACACCGGCGCCTCCGCCCCGGTCGAGGCCACGCCGGACAACGCGTCCAAGGCCATCGCCGAGGCCAAGATCACCGGCACCGGCAAGGACCTGGCGCTCAAGCTCAACTACACCACCAAGGCCGAGGGCGCCTACCCGCTCACCCTGGTGACCTACGAGATCATCGGCGACAAGGGCAACAAGGCCGAGACGCTGCCGGCCGCCAAGTCCTTCCTCACCTACATCGCCAGTGAGGACGGCCAGTCCGTGCTGAAGCAGCTCGGCTACGCGCCGCTGCCCGCCGAGATCGCCAAGAAGGTCCGCGAGAACGTCGCGAGCCTCTCCTGA
- a CDS encoding C40 family peptidase, with translation MGRDVAGGARTGRPEHRTPVFRRVVVATAVVCAAVTAGAALPQAAWADPAPPTKSLEEVHQEVEALYRKAESATDAYNAADEQSRLQEKNVGDLTKQVSAAQERVRELKDRVGELARTQYRTGGLAPSTRLFLARSPEEFLDALDTTRRGQDATRRLLTETESAKAELEKYVKAADERWKRLKDERKKKDEAKKEIEARLDAAKKLESRLEEKERERLRQIEEEKARQAQRTWLASDALKGVSLKDAGSATEIGRRAVAFATAQIGKDYVWGAVGPDTYDCSGLTSRAWATAGLGIPRTSQEQWRQLPKVDVRDMRPGDLIIYFSDASHVAMYVGDGMMVHAPRPGRQVTMAGAGSMPILGVVRPGA, from the coding sequence GTGGGCAGGGACGTCGCGGGAGGCGCGCGGACCGGCAGACCCGAGCACCGGACGCCGGTGTTCCGCAGAGTGGTCGTCGCGACGGCCGTCGTCTGCGCCGCCGTGACCGCCGGCGCCGCGCTCCCGCAGGCCGCCTGGGCCGACCCGGCGCCGCCCACGAAGAGCCTGGAAGAGGTCCACCAGGAGGTGGAGGCCCTCTACCGCAAGGCCGAGTCGGCCACGGACGCGTACAACGCGGCGGACGAGCAGAGCCGGCTCCAGGAGAAGAACGTCGGCGACCTCACCAAGCAGGTCTCCGCCGCCCAGGAGCGGGTGCGCGAGCTCAAGGACCGGGTCGGCGAGCTGGCCCGCACCCAGTACCGCACCGGCGGGCTGGCGCCGTCCACGCGGCTGTTCCTGGCCCGCTCGCCCGAGGAGTTCCTCGACGCGCTCGACACCACCCGCCGGGGCCAGGACGCCACCCGCCGGCTGCTGACCGAGACGGAGTCGGCCAAGGCCGAGCTGGAGAAGTACGTCAAGGCCGCCGACGAGCGGTGGAAGCGGCTCAAGGACGAGCGGAAGAAGAAGGACGAGGCGAAGAAGGAGATCGAGGCCCGCCTCGACGCCGCGAAGAAGCTGGAATCGCGCCTGGAGGAGAAGGAGCGCGAGCGGCTGCGGCAGATCGAGGAGGAGAAGGCCCGCCAGGCGCAGCGGACGTGGCTCGCCTCCGACGCCCTCAAGGGCGTCTCCCTCAAGGACGCCGGGTCGGCCACCGAGATCGGCCGCCGCGCGGTCGCGTTCGCCACCGCGCAGATAGGCAAGGACTACGTCTGGGGCGCCGTGGGCCCGGACACCTACGACTGCTCCGGCCTCACCTCCCGCGCCTGGGCGACGGCCGGCCTCGGGATACCGCGCACCTCGCAGGAGCAGTGGCGGCAGCTCCCCAAGGTCGACGTCCGGGACATGCGCCCCGGCGACCTCATCATCTACTTCTCGGACGCCAGCCACGTCGCGATGTACGTCGGCGACGGGATGATGGTGCACGCGCCGCGGCCCGGCCGGCAGGTGACGATGGCGGGGGCGGGGTCGATGCCGATCCTCGGAGTGGTGCGGCCGGGGGCGTGA
- a CDS encoding PP2C family protein-serine/threonine phosphatase, whose translation MPVSAPGPVVPATGPSDGGLTLLVIEDDPAGSLSMPELADMTVVAGKPVRIRTARNLTEAERLLTHDVQCILLDLALPAGDPAGGDPDAPRDELETLRRVLRLAPRHAVLALTSENDAERAAEAVRVGAQDYLFRDELDGRVLSRAIRYAVERKRADLAQHQLTESRLRAQENARLERGLLPHPLLAGSDLRFAARYRPGRSRALLGGDFYDTVRTPDGTVHAMIGDVCGHGPDEAALGAELRIAWRALTLAGLHGAELLGVLQEVLEHERADEEIFATLCTLDIAPDGRSAALHLAGHPAPLLARPGEPPCLLPQDDGGPALGLLPSARWPRLEVALGDAWSLLMYTDGLIEGRVGGPEGGARRLGQEGMIEMIARQMKEGLSGEELLDAAVTEVRALNGEELTDDLAVLLLDRLGG comes from the coding sequence ATGCCCGTATCCGCACCCGGCCCGGTGGTGCCCGCCACCGGACCGTCCGACGGCGGGCTGACCCTGCTCGTGATCGAGGACGACCCGGCGGGGTCGCTCTCCATGCCCGAGCTGGCCGACATGACCGTGGTGGCCGGCAAACCGGTCCGCATCCGCACCGCCCGCAACCTCACCGAGGCGGAGCGGCTGCTCACCCACGACGTCCAGTGCATCCTCCTCGACCTCGCCCTGCCCGCCGGGGACCCGGCCGGCGGCGACCCCGACGCGCCCCGCGACGAGCTGGAGACCCTGCGCCGGGTGCTGCGGCTCGCCCCACGGCACGCCGTCCTCGCCCTGACCTCGGAGAACGACGCCGAGCGGGCCGCCGAGGCGGTACGGGTCGGCGCGCAGGACTACCTCTTCCGCGACGAACTGGACGGCCGGGTGCTCAGCCGCGCCATCCGCTACGCCGTCGAGCGCAAGCGCGCCGACCTGGCCCAGCACCAGCTCACCGAGTCCCGGCTGCGCGCCCAGGAGAACGCCCGGCTGGAGCGCGGCCTGCTGCCCCACCCGCTGCTCGCCGGATCCGACCTGCGGTTCGCCGCCCGCTATCGGCCGGGGCGCAGCCGCGCCCTGCTCGGCGGTGACTTCTACGACACCGTCCGGACGCCCGACGGCACCGTCCACGCGATGATCGGCGACGTCTGCGGGCACGGCCCCGACGAGGCGGCGCTGGGCGCCGAACTCCGGATAGCCTGGCGGGCGTTGACGCTGGCCGGGCTGCACGGCGCCGAGCTGCTCGGCGTCCTCCAGGAGGTCCTGGAGCACGAGCGCGCCGACGAGGAGATCTTCGCGACCCTCTGCACGCTGGACATCGCGCCCGACGGCCGCTCGGCCGCCCTCCACCTGGCCGGACACCCGGCCCCGCTGCTGGCCCGCCCCGGCGAGCCGCCCTGCCTGCTGCCGCAGGACGACGGCGGTCCGGCCCTCGGCCTGCTGCCGTCCGCGCGCTGGCCGCGGCTGGAGGTGGCGCTCGGCGACGCCTGGAGCCTGCTGATGTACACCGACGGCCTGATAGAGGGCCGGGTGGGCGGCCCGGAGGGCGGGGCGCGGCGGCTCGGGCAGGAGGGGATGATCGAGATGATCGCCCGGCAGATGAAGGAGGGGCTGTCGGGCGAGGAGCTGCTGGACGCGGCGGTCACCGAGGTGCGGGCCCTGAACGGCGAGGAACTGACGGACGACCTGGCGGTGTTGCTGCTGGACCGCCTCGGCGGCTGA
- a CDS encoding DUF2516 family protein, with protein MLVQSFNTIWAFVSLGLLVFAVAAFVNAAFHREDAYRAADKQNKGFWLIILGIAVAVNLFLGVWGFLPILGLVATIVYFVDVRPALKQVTGRGPRRRGSSSDGPYGPFNGGR; from the coding sequence ATGCTGGTGCAGAGCTTCAACACGATCTGGGCCTTCGTGTCCCTGGGCCTGCTGGTCTTCGCCGTGGCCGCCTTCGTGAACGCGGCCTTCCACCGCGAGGACGCCTACCGGGCCGCCGACAAGCAGAACAAGGGCTTCTGGCTGATCATCCTCGGCATCGCCGTCGCCGTGAACCTGTTCCTGGGCGTGTGGGGCTTCCTGCCGATCCTGGGCCTGGTCGCCACGATCGTCTACTTCGTCGACGTCCGCCCGGCCCTGAAGCAGGTCACCGGCCGCGGCCCGCGCCGCCGGGGCTCCAGCTCCGACGGGCCGTACGGGCCGTTCAACGGCGGCCGCTGA
- a CDS encoding helix-turn-helix domain-containing protein, whose amino-acid sequence MASLNVGNLGAYLREQRRSAQLTLRQLADAAGVSNPYLSQIERGLRKPSAEILQQLAKALRISAETLYVQAGILDERAREEAEVRSAILADPSITERQKQVLLDIYDSFRKENGPAEDDDSKPSG is encoded by the coding sequence ATGGCATCGCTCAACGTCGGCAACCTCGGCGCGTACCTGCGCGAGCAGCGGCGCAGCGCGCAGCTGACGCTGCGTCAGCTCGCCGACGCGGCAGGGGTGTCCAACCCCTACCTCAGCCAGATCGAGCGCGGCCTGCGGAAGCCGAGCGCGGAGATCCTGCAGCAGCTCGCGAAGGCGCTGCGGATCTCCGCGGAGACGCTGTACGTGCAGGCCGGGATCCTCGACGAGCGGGCCCGGGAGGAGGCGGAGGTGCGCAGTGCGATCCTCGCCGACCCCTCGATCACCGAGCGGCAGAAGCAGGTGCTGCTGGACATCTACGACTCGTTCCGCAAGGAGAACGGTCCGGCGGAAGACGACGACAGCAAGCCCTCCGGCTGA